The following coding sequences lie in one Cannabis sativa cultivar Pink pepper isolate KNU-18-1 chromosome 5, ASM2916894v1, whole genome shotgun sequence genomic window:
- the LOC115715869 gene encoding uncharacterized protein LOC115715869 — MAFNTKSKKPNISSSPSNFKLCTTLFFVVLFTIPALFLLHTHTTTSICTTSTSHHSNPWSGNLLNAQFAWNRLPFNQQNASPIALKIAVFSRKWPTGTAPGGMERHAYTLHTALSRRGHQVHVFTSPPDGGDNSKTPTSSPFIHCHEGEPGRWRYNKAWEQFLEENKLKPFDVVHSESVALPHWLARNLDNLVVSWHGIALESLQSNIVQDLTRHPNEPMSPAFNRSVQGVIPKVLNEIRFFKSYAHHVAISDSCGEMLRDMYQIPTKRVHVILNGVDEDDFVVDSKSGQELRSKIGIPKNASIVFGIAGRLVKDKGHPLLYEAFSSLITKHPNAYLIVAGSGPWQSRYKDIGSNVIVLGSMSPSELGAFYNAIDIFVNPTLRPQGLDLTLMEAMMSGKAVMASRFPSIKGSIVVDDEFGYMFAPNVESLLEAMEMVVEEGSMRLAQRGKACREYAASMFTATKMALAYERLFLCIKNNTFCSYN, encoded by the coding sequence ATGGCTTTCAACACCAAATCAAAAAAGCCCAATATCTCATCATCCCCTTCCAATTTCAAACTCTGCACCACTCTATTCTTCGTTGTTCTCTTCACCATTCCAGCTCTCTTTCTCCTCCACACACACACCACCACCTCCATCTGCACCACCAGTACTTCTCACCACTCAAACCCCTGGTCCGGCAACCTTCTCAACGCGCAGTTCGCTTGGAATCGCCTCCCCTTTAACCAACAAAACGCCTCACCTATCGCCCTCAAAATCGCCGTCTTCTCCCGCAAATGGCCCACGGGCACAGCCCCGGGTGGCATGGAGCGCCATGCTTACACGCTACACACTGCtctatctcgccgcggccaccaAGTCCACGTCTTCACCTCCCCACCAGATGGAGGAGACAATTCCAAGACTCCTACTTCATCTCCCTTTATTCATTGCCACGAGGGTGAGCCGGGTCGATGGCGATACAACAAAGCGTGGGAACAGTTCTTGGAAGAAAACAAGCTGAAACCATTCGACGTTGTCCACTCGGAAAGCGTAGCTCTCCCCCATTGGCTAGCCCGAAATCTTGATAATCTAGTTGTGTCATGGCACGGCATAGCACTAGAGAGCTTGCAATCTAATATCGTCCAAGATTTAACACGTCACCCCAACGAGCCAATGTCCCCTGCTTTCAACCGAAGCGTACAAGGGGTCATCCCAAAGGTACTAAACGAAATAAGATTCTTTAAGAGCTATGCTCACCATGTTGCTATAAGCGATAGCTGTGGTGAAATGTTAAGAGACATGTACCAAATCCCAACTAAAAGAGTCCACGTTATTCTTAACGGTGTCGATGAAgatgattttgttgttgattcaAAATCAGGCCAAGAATTAAGGTCCAAAATCGGTATTCCCAAAAATGCTAGCATAGTTTTTGGTATAGCGGGAAGATTGGTTAAGGACAAAGGTCACCCTCTATTGTACGAAGCATTCTCTAGCCTCATCACAAAACACCCAAATGCTTACTTAATTGTGGCTGGTTCAGGACCGTGGCAGAGTAGGTACAAGGACATAGGGAGTAATGTGATAGTTTTGGGGTCAATGAGTCCTTCTGAACTTGGAGCTTTTTATAACGCTATAGATATATTTGTGAACCCAACCCTTAGGCCACAGGGACTTGATCTTACGTTAATGGAGGCTATGATGAGTGGTAAAGCAGTTATGGCTTCAAGGTTTCCGAGTATAAAAGGGAGCATTGTTGTTGATGATGAGTTTGGGTACATGTTTGCTCCCAATGTGGAATCTCTGTTGGAGGCAATGGAAATGGTCGTTGAAGAAGGTTCCATGAGATTGGCGCAACGAGGGAAGGCGTGCCGGGAATACGCGGCTTCCATGTTTACCGCTACCAAAATGGCCTTAGCTTATGAAAGGTTGTTTCTTTGCattaaaaataatacattttgtTCCTACAATTAA